Proteins encoded within one genomic window of Flavobacterium sp. NG2:
- a CDS encoding MoxR family ATPase has protein sequence MSDVAAIQNLVQKRKELKKEIAKVIVGQDEVVDQILISIFSGGHALLVGVPGLAKTLLVNTLSQALGLDFKRIQFTPDLMPSDILGSEILDESRQFKFIKGPVFSNIVLADEINRTPPKTQAALLEAMQERSVTIAGANYKLSLPYFVLATQNPIEQEGTYPLPEAQLDRFMFAIKLEYPSFDEEVEVVKRTTSDAVNTILPLFNAQEIIDFQHLIRRIPVADNVIEYAVTLVGKTRPNSQLSDAFVKTYLDWGAGPRASQNLILAAKAHAAFHGKFSPDIEDVKAVAVGILRHRIIKNYKADAEGITEEMIIGKLV, from the coding sequence ATGTCAGACGTAGCCGCAATACAAAATTTGGTTCAAAAACGTAAGGAACTTAAAAAAGAAATCGCCAAAGTCATTGTAGGTCAAGATGAAGTTGTAGACCAAATACTGATTTCTATTTTTTCTGGCGGACATGCATTATTGGTTGGTGTTCCTGGATTGGCGAAAACTTTATTAGTGAATACTCTTTCGCAAGCTTTGGGATTGGATTTTAAAAGAATTCAGTTTACCCCTGATTTAATGCCTTCTGATATTTTAGGAAGTGAAATCTTAGACGAAAGCCGTCAATTTAAGTTTATCAAAGGCCCAGTTTTTTCGAATATTGTTTTGGCTGATGAAATCAATAGAACGCCACCTAAAACACAAGCGGCTTTACTTGAAGCTATGCAAGAACGCTCCGTAACCATTGCGGGAGCTAATTATAAATTATCCTTACCGTATTTTGTTTTAGCGACTCAAAACCCAATTGAGCAGGAGGGAACTTATCCTTTGCCAGAAGCACAATTGGACCGTTTTATGTTTGCTATTAAATTAGAATATCCTTCTTTTGATGAAGAAGTAGAGGTGGTGAAACGAACAACTTCTGATGCTGTGAATACCATTTTGCCATTGTTCAACGCTCAAGAAATTATTGATTTTCAGCATTTGATTCGCAGGATTCCTGTAGCCGATAATGTCATAGAGTATGCAGTCACTTTGGTAGGCAAGACTAGACCTAATAGTCAGTTGTCAGATGCTTTTGTTAAAACTTATTTGGATTGGGGTGCAGGACCAAGAGCTTCCCAGAATTTGATTTTAGCCGCCAAGGCACATGCCGCTTTTCATGGTAAATTTTCACCTGATATTGAAGATGTCAAAGCAGTAGCTGTTGGGATTTTGAGACACCGAATTATTAAGAATTATAAGGCTGATGCTGAAGGTATCACCGAGGAAATGATTATTGGTAAATTAGTCTAA
- a CDS encoding peptidylprolyl isomerase codes for MKFVHTKIAFLFFLMLLCGLGMSAQEIIKDVEPVVQKTENKGRQKIDGIIATVGDYIILDSDIDKSFLELSSQGASVKDITRCQMLGKLLEDKLYAHQAVQDSIKVTDAEVKGMMEERLNYMVEQIGSIEKVVQYYKKDSEEEFKTYFFDILKENKLTSEMQKKIVDGVEITPEEVRNFFKKIPKDELPMFGAEMEVAQIVVTPKVSEADKKKVIEKLNEFKKEIESGSSSFATKAVLYSEDPGSRASGGFYKMNRKTPFVKEFKDVAFALKEGEISAPFETEFGFHIIYIEKIKGQELDLRHILLAPKETAASLKEAKDKISLIRKRILDKEISFADAARTMSDEKETRANGGTLINPKTQDTRFELTKMDPVLYSQVSNLKDNEISQPILDEEKQGKKRYKLINVTNRINEHTADYAKDYIKIKDLALKEKQIQAIGKWFDEKIKETYVKILGEYRDCEFTNNWLKK; via the coding sequence ATGAAATTTGTACATACTAAAATAGCCTTTTTGTTTTTCTTGATGTTGTTGTGTGGTCTTGGAATGAGTGCGCAAGAAATAATTAAGGACGTTGAGCCTGTGGTTCAAAAAACTGAAAATAAAGGAAGGCAAAAAATCGATGGTATTATAGCTACGGTTGGGGATTATATTATTTTGGATTCGGATATTGATAAATCATTTTTGGAGTTGTCAAGTCAAGGAGCATCAGTGAAAGATATCACAAGATGTCAAATGTTAGGAAAATTGCTAGAGGATAAACTATACGCTCATCAAGCGGTTCAGGATAGTATCAAAGTGACTGATGCGGAAGTGAAAGGGATGATGGAGGAGCGTTTGAATTATATGGTTGAACAAATTGGTTCTATTGAAAAAGTAGTTCAATACTATAAAAAAGATTCAGAAGAAGAATTTAAAACCTATTTCTTTGATATTTTGAAGGAGAATAAATTGACTTCTGAAATGCAAAAGAAGATTGTAGATGGGGTAGAAATTACGCCTGAGGAAGTTCGTAATTTCTTTAAGAAAATACCAAAAGACGAATTGCCAATGTTTGGTGCTGAAATGGAAGTAGCACAAATTGTGGTTACACCTAAGGTTTCTGAGGCAGATAAGAAAAAGGTAATTGAAAAATTGAATGAATTTAAAAAGGAAATAGAATCGGGTAGTTCTAGTTTTGCTACAAAAGCTGTTTTGTATTCTGAAGATCCGGGTTCAAGAGCTAGCGGTGGATTTTATAAAATGAATCGTAAAACACCTTTTGTAAAAGAGTTTAAAGATGTTGCTTTTGCTTTGAAAGAAGGCGAGATATCAGCACCATTTGAAACGGAGTTTGGTTTTCATATTATTTATATAGAAAAAATTAAAGGTCAGGAGTTGGATTTACGTCATATATTACTAGCCCCAAAGGAAACAGCTGCTTCATTGAAAGAAGCAAAGGATAAGATTAGTTTGATTCGAAAAAGAATATTGGATAAGGAAATCAGTTTTGCTGATGCTGCCAGAACAATGTCTGATGAAAAAGAAACTAGAGCTAATGGTGGAACTTTGATTAATCCTAAAACGCAAGATACTCGTTTTGAATTGACTAAAATGGATCCAGTGTTGTACAGTCAGGTTTCGAACTTGAAGGACAATGAGATTTCGCAACCTATTTTAGACGAAGAAAAGCAAGGGAAGAAAAGATATAAGTTGATTAATGTTACCAACAGAATAAACGAGCATACAGCAGATTATGCAAAAGACTATATTAAAATTAAAGATTTGGCTTTGAAGGAAAAGCAAATTCAAGCTATCGGAAAATGGTTTGATGAAAAAATCAAAGAAACCTATGTTAAAATACTAGGTGAATATAGAGATTGTGAATTCACAAACAACTGGTTGAAAAAATAA
- a CDS encoding aconitate hydratase has protein sequence MAFDIEMIKKVYANMTSRVDAAREIVGRPLTLTEKILYSHLWDGVAKEAYKRGVDYVDFAPDRVACQDATAQMALLQFMHAGKKTVAVPTTVHCDHLILAKDGAKPDLALANDQSKEVFDFLSSVSDKYGIGFWKPGSGIIHQIVLENYAFPGGMMIGTDSHTVNAGGLGMLAIGVGGADAVDVMSGMSWELKFPKLIGVKLTGKLSGWTSPKDVILKVADILTVKGGTGAVVEYFGEGATNMSCTGKGTICNMGAEIGATTSTFGYDDSMRRYLTATDRQDVVDAADKVADYLTGDAEVYANPEKYFDQVIEINLSELEPHINGPFTPDRGTPVSKMKEEAKANGWPIKVEWGLIGSCTNSSYEDMARAVSIVNQAVEHGISPKAEFGVNPGSEQIRYTIERDGMIAAFEKMGTKVFTNACGPCIGQWDRAGADKQEKNTIVHSFNRNFSKRADGNPNTHAFVTSPEMVAALAISGRLDFNPLTDTLLNDKGEEVKLKAPFGDELPKRGFDVEDAGFQAPAADGSGVKIVVSETSDRLQLLEPFDAWNGKNITGAKLLIKAFGKCTTDHISMAGPWLRFRGHLDNISNNMLIGAVNAFNQNTNSVKNQLTGEYDAVPAVARAYKAAGVPSVVVGDHNYGEGSSREHAAMEPRFLGVKAVLVKSFARIHETNLKKQGLLGLTFANEADYDKIQEDDTINFIDLVDFAPGKPLTIEFVHADGSKDLIKANHTYNASQIGWFVAGSALNLIAAEANS, from the coding sequence ATGGCATTTGATATCGAAATGATTAAAAAAGTGTATGCCAACATGACTAGTCGTGTTGATGCAGCACGAGAAATTGTTGGTCGTCCCCTTACTTTGACAGAGAAAATTTTGTATAGCCACCTATGGGACGGAGTTGCAAAAGAAGCCTATAAAAGAGGTGTGGATTATGTTGATTTTGCTCCAGATAGGGTGGCATGTCAAGATGCAACGGCTCAAATGGCATTATTGCAATTTATGCATGCTGGAAAGAAAACTGTTGCTGTTCCCACAACAGTACATTGTGATCACTTAATTTTGGCTAAAGATGGAGCAAAACCAGATTTGGCTTTAGCAAATGACCAATCAAAAGAGGTTTTTGATTTTTTATCTTCGGTTTCGGATAAATATGGTATCGGTTTTTGGAAACCAGGTTCGGGAATTATTCATCAAATCGTGCTTGAAAATTATGCATTTCCAGGTGGAATGATGATTGGAACGGATTCACATACTGTAAATGCAGGAGGATTAGGGATGTTGGCAATTGGTGTAGGTGGAGCTGACGCTGTAGATGTTATGTCAGGAATGTCATGGGAGTTAAAATTCCCTAAATTAATAGGGGTGAAATTAACGGGGAAATTATCTGGTTGGACTTCGCCTAAAGATGTAATTTTAAAAGTAGCTGATATTCTAACTGTAAAAGGAGGAACAGGAGCTGTCGTTGAATACTTTGGTGAAGGTGCAACTAATATGTCTTGTACTGGTAAGGGAACCATTTGTAATATGGGTGCAGAAATTGGTGCGACTACTTCTACTTTTGGATACGATGATTCCATGAGACGATATTTGACTGCAACAGATCGTCAAGATGTGGTGGATGCAGCTGATAAAGTAGCGGATTACTTAACAGGTGATGCTGAAGTGTATGCAAATCCAGAAAAATACTTTGATCAAGTAATTGAAATTAATCTTTCAGAGTTAGAGCCTCATATCAATGGCCCTTTTACTCCAGATAGAGGGACTCCAGTTTCTAAAATGAAAGAAGAGGCAAAAGCAAACGGCTGGCCAATAAAAGTAGAATGGGGATTAATTGGTTCTTGTACGAACTCCTCTTATGAAGATATGGCTCGTGCAGTATCGATTGTGAATCAAGCTGTGGAACATGGTATTTCTCCCAAAGCGGAATTTGGTGTTAATCCAGGGTCTGAGCAAATTCGATACACCATCGAAAGAGACGGAATGATTGCTGCTTTTGAAAAAATGGGAACCAAAGTGTTTACCAATGCTTGTGGACCATGTATTGGACAATGGGATAGAGCAGGTGCCGATAAACAAGAGAAAAACACCATTGTGCATTCCTTTAACCGAAATTTTTCAAAAAGGGCGGATGGTAACCCAAATACACATGCTTTTGTGACTTCGCCAGAAATGGTGGCTGCTTTAGCTATTTCAGGGAGATTGGATTTTAATCCATTAACCGATACGTTGTTGAATGATAAAGGGGAAGAAGTTAAATTAAAAGCGCCATTTGGGGATGAATTGCCAAAAAGAGGATTTGATGTTGAGGATGCTGGATTCCAGGCTCCTGCCGCTGATGGTTCAGGGGTCAAAATCGTTGTTAGTGAAACTTCAGATCGTTTGCAATTATTAGAACCCTTTGATGCTTGGAATGGAAAGAATATTACAGGTGCGAAATTACTAATAAAGGCATTTGGTAAATGTACTACGGACCATATTTCTATGGCTGGGCCTTGGTTGCGTTTCCGTGGACATTTGGATAATATTTCTAATAATATGTTGATTGGTGCTGTAAATGCTTTTAACCAAAATACAAATTCAGTTAAAAATCAATTGACGGGTGAGTATGATGCAGTTCCTGCTGTAGCTCGTGCGTACAAAGCTGCTGGCGTGCCATCTGTGGTGGTAGGGGATCATAACTATGGTGAAGGTTCTTCTCGTGAACATGCGGCTATGGAACCACGTTTCTTAGGTGTAAAAGCGGTATTAGTAAAATCATTTGCTCGTATCCATGAAACTAACCTTAAAAAACAAGGTTTATTAGGGTTGACTTTTGCGAACGAGGCGGATTACGATAAAATTCAGGAAGATGATACGATCAATTTTATTGATTTAGTAGATTTTGCTCCAGGAAAACCGTTAACAATAGAATTTGTTCATGCTGATGGTTCGAAAGATCTTATCAAAGCTAATCATACCTATAATGCAAGCCAAATTGGTTGGTTTGTGGCTGGTTCAGCATTAAACTTGATTGCTGCTGAAGCAAATTCATAA
- a CDS encoding TIR domain-containing protein has protein sequence MARKVFTSFHYAPDNWRASQVRNMGQIEGNPIATTNNWEEVTRGGNKAIETWIDNNMYGKSCVIVLVGSETAGRKWIDYEIKKAWNDGRALLGIYIHKLKDINGYQSSKGSNPFSGFNVDGKSLSNIVKCYDSPYYDSKDTYNYIWNNIENWIEEAIKIRSNY, from the coding sequence ATGGCGAGAAAAGTATTTACAAGTTTTCATTATGCACCTGATAATTGGAGAGCTTCACAAGTTAGAAATATGGGGCAAATTGAAGGTAATCCTATTGCAACTACAAACAATTGGGAAGAAGTTACAAGAGGTGGTAACAAAGCAATTGAAACATGGATTGATAACAATATGTATGGAAAATCATGTGTGATAGTTTTAGTAGGTAGCGAAACTGCTGGCAGAAAATGGATTGATTATGAAATCAAAAAAGCATGGAATGACGGAAGAGCATTACTTGGCATTTATATCCATAAATTAAAAGATATAAATGGCTATCAATCAAGCAAAGGATCAAATCCATTCTCTGGTTTCAATGTGGATGGAAAAAGTTTATCAAACATTGTTAAATGCTACGATTCACCTTATTATGACAGTAAAGACACATACAATTACATTTGGAATAATATTGAAAATTGGATTGAAGAAGCAATTAAAATTAGATCAAATTATTAA
- a CDS encoding toll/interleukin-1 receptor domain-containing protein — MSVISKSTLLENRNKTRTFSKSITDSLSEFKKETSAGKTTIFLSHKHDELAELDSAVSFLKRFGVNIYVDWLDTGMPKNTSGKTAKRIKDKIDECDKFILLATESAIASKWCNWELGYGDAKRYDRNIAIFPIRNDGDSFSGSEYLQIYPRIESIQSNTISRKIGGYFDGGYYVISPTDEDGYSYYTKLEEWLSRR, encoded by the coding sequence ATGAGTGTCATTAGTAAATCTACACTTCTAGAAAATCGAAACAAAACTAGAACATTTTCTAAGTCTATAACTGACAGTTTATCAGAATTCAAAAAAGAAACAAGTGCGGGAAAAACAACTATTTTTCTTTCACACAAACATGATGAATTAGCTGAACTCGATAGCGCTGTTTCCTTTTTAAAGAGATTTGGAGTCAACATTTATGTTGACTGGTTAGATACTGGAATGCCAAAAAACACTTCAGGCAAAACAGCAAAACGTATAAAAGACAAAATCGATGAATGTGATAAATTTATTTTATTAGCTACTGAATCGGCCATAGCATCTAAGTGGTGCAATTGGGAACTTGGCTACGGTGATGCCAAAAGATATGATCGAAATATCGCAATTTTTCCAATTAGAAATGACGGTGATTCTTTTTCTGGAAGTGAGTATTTACAAATCTACCCGAGAATTGAATCAATCCAATCAAATACTATATCGAGAAAAATAGGTGGATATTTTGATGGCGGGTATTATGTAATCTCACCAACAGATGAAGATGGTTATTCATATTATACTAAACTTGAAGAATGGTTAAGCAGACGTTAG
- a CDS encoding bifunctional aconitate hydratase 2/2-methylisocitrate dehydratase produces MNTYQDYIQEIEERKSQGLNPKPIDGAELLSEIISQIKDLNNEYRADSLNFFIYNVVPGTTPAAGVKAKFLKEIILGESVVAEITPAFALELLSHMKGGTSIEVLLDLALGSDVAIAKEAAEVLKTQVYLYEADTERLEVAFKNGNTIAKDILESYAKAEFFTKLSDIPEEIKVVTYIAGEGDISTDLLSPGNQAHSRSDRELHGKCLISAQAQDEIKTLSEAHPDKSVMLIAEKGTMGVGSSRMSGVNNVALWTGKQASPYVPFINIAPIIAGTNGISPIFLTTVGVTGGIGIDLKNWVKKLDAEGNVVVDEAGDPVLEEVYSVATGTVLTINTKTKKLYNGDKELIDISASLTPQKVEFIKAGGSYAIVFGKKLQTFACKTLNIEIPQVYAPSKEVSIEGQGLTAVEKIFNKNAVGTTPGKVLHAGSDVRVEVNIVGSQDTTGLMTSQELESMAATVISPIVDGAYQSGCHTASVWDNKSKANIPRLMKFMNDFGLITARDPKGNYPAMTDVIHKVLNDITVDDWAIIIGGDSHTRMSKGVAFGADSGTVALALATGEATMPIPQSVKVTFKGEMKPYMDFRDVVHATQAQMLHQFKGDNVFQGRVIEVHIGTLTADQAFTFTDWTAEMKAKASICISEDATLIESLEIAKSRIQIMIDKGMDNAKQVLKGLIAIADKRIEEIKTGVKPALAPDADAKYFAEVVVDLDVIAEPMIADPDVNNADVSKRYTHDTIRPLSFYGGDKKVDLGFIGSCMVHKGDMKILAQMLKNIERQQGKVEFKAPLVVAPPTYNIVDELKAEGDWEVLQKYSGFEFDDNAPKAAARVSYEKMLYLERPGCNLCMGNQEKAAKGDTVMATSTRLFQGRVVEDAEGKKGESLLSSTPVVVLSTILGRTPTIEEYIAAVDGISLTKFSPSHKQLVG; encoded by the coding sequence ATGAATACTTATCAGGATTACATCCAAGAGATTGAAGAAAGAAAAAGCCAAGGTTTGAACCCTAAGCCAATTGATGGTGCTGAATTGCTAAGCGAAATCATTTCGCAAATTAAAGATTTGAATAATGAGTATAGAGCTGATTCTCTAAACTTCTTTATTTATAATGTTGTGCCTGGTACTACTCCTGCTGCTGGTGTGAAAGCTAAATTTTTGAAGGAAATCATTTTAGGGGAATCAGTTGTTGCTGAAATTACACCTGCTTTTGCTTTAGAGTTGTTATCACATATGAAAGGTGGTACTTCTATTGAAGTATTGCTTGATTTGGCTTTAGGATCTGATGTTGCTATCGCAAAAGAGGCGGCTGAAGTGTTAAAAACTCAAGTGTATCTTTATGAAGCAGATACAGAACGTTTAGAAGTAGCATTCAAAAACGGTAATACTATCGCTAAGGACATTTTAGAAAGCTATGCTAAAGCTGAGTTTTTTACAAAATTATCTGATATTCCAGAAGAAATTAAGGTGGTTACTTATATTGCTGGTGAAGGAGATATCTCAACAGATTTACTTTCTCCAGGAAATCAAGCGCACTCAAGATCTGACCGTGAGTTACATGGAAAATGTTTGATTTCTGCACAAGCACAGGATGAAATTAAAACTTTGAGTGAGGCGCATCCTGATAAGAGTGTGATGTTAATCGCTGAAAAAGGAACAATGGGTGTTGGTTCATCAAGAATGTCAGGTGTAAATAACGTGGCGTTATGGACAGGAAAACAAGCAAGTCCTTATGTTCCGTTTATCAATATCGCTCCAATCATCGCGGGTACTAATGGTATTTCACCAATTTTCTTAACTACTGTTGGTGTTACAGGTGGAATCGGAATTGACCTTAAAAACTGGGTTAAAAAGTTAGATGCAGAAGGAAATGTTGTTGTTGACGAAGCAGGAGATCCTGTTTTGGAAGAAGTATACTCTGTAGCAACAGGAACTGTTCTTACTATCAATACAAAAACAAAGAAATTATATAACGGAGATAAAGAGTTAATTGATATCTCTGCTTCTTTAACTCCTCAAAAAGTTGAATTTATCAAAGCGGGTGGATCATACGCTATCGTTTTTGGTAAAAAATTACAAACATTTGCTTGTAAAACTTTAAACATTGAGATTCCTCAAGTATATGCTCCATCAAAAGAAGTTTCTATTGAAGGGCAGGGACTTACGGCTGTTGAGAAAATATTCAATAAAAATGCTGTAGGAACTACTCCAGGTAAAGTGTTACATGCAGGTTCAGATGTACGTGTAGAAGTTAATATTGTTGGTTCTCAAGATACAACTGGTTTAATGACGTCTCAGGAATTGGAGTCTATGGCTGCAACTGTGATTTCGCCAATTGTTGACGGTGCTTACCAATCAGGTTGTCATACTGCTTCAGTTTGGGATAACAAATCTAAAGCTAATATCCCAAGATTAATGAAGTTTATGAATGACTTCGGTTTGATTACAGCTCGTGATCCTAAAGGGAATTATCCAGCTATGACCGATGTAATTCACAAAGTATTGAATGATATTACTGTTGATGATTGGGCTATCATTATTGGTGGTGACTCTCATACAAGAATGTCTAAAGGTGTAGCTTTTGGAGCTGATTCAGGAACTGTTGCTTTGGCATTAGCTACTGGTGAGGCTACAATGCCAATTCCTCAATCGGTAAAAGTTACTTTCAAAGGTGAAATGAAACCTTATATGGATTTCCGTGATGTGGTTCATGCTACACAAGCACAGATGCTACACCAATTTAAAGGAGATAATGTTTTCCAAGGTAGAGTTATTGAAGTACATATTGGTACTCTTACTGCTGACCAGGCCTTTACTTTTACAGATTGGACTGCAGAGATGAAAGCAAAAGCTTCTATCTGTATTTCTGAGGATGCTACTTTGATTGAATCATTAGAAATAGCAAAAAGCAGAATCCAAATTATGATTGATAAAGGAATGGATAATGCGAAACAGGTTCTTAAAGGCTTAATTGCTATTGCTGATAAAAGAATTGAAGAAATCAAAACTGGTGTGAAACCAGCACTGGCTCCAGATGCAGATGCTAAATATTTTGCTGAAGTAGTTGTAGATCTTGATGTGATTGCTGAGCCAATGATTGCAGATCCAGATGTAAATAATGCTGATGTTTCTAAACGATACACTCATGATACTATCCGTCCATTATCTTTCTATGGTGGAGATAAAAAAGTAGATTTAGGTTTCATTGGGTCATGTATGGTTCATAAAGGAGATATGAAAATCCTTGCTCAAATGCTTAAGAATATAGAGCGTCAACAAGGTAAGGTAGAATTTAAAGCTCCTCTTGTAGTAGCGCCTCCTACTTATAATATTGTAGATGAACTTAAGGCTGAAGGTGACTGGGAAGTATTGCAAAAATATTCTGGTTTCGAATTTGATGACAACGCTCCTAAAGCCGCAGCTCGTGTATCTTACGAAAAAATGTTATACCTAGAGCGTCCAGGTTGTAACCTTTGTATGGGTAACCAAGAAAAAGCTGCAAAAGGTGATACGGTAATGGCAACATCTACTCGTCTTTTCCAAGGAAGAGTTGTAGAGGATGCTGAAGGTAAAAAAGGAGAATCTTTACTTTCTTCGACACCTGTTGTAGTATTGTCAACAATTCTTGGTAGAACTCCTACTATTGAGGAGTATATTGCTGCAGTTGATGGAATCAGCTTGACTAAGTTCTCGCCTTCACATAAACAGTTAGTTGGATAA
- a CDS encoding SIR2 family protein, whose amino-acid sequence MKFSNEIDIFINDYVKDLNSGTAAIFAGAGLSVPAGYVNWAELMSEIATDLGLDLNVEKDLVSMAQFHVNENQNRTKINRKILEEFTEDVRETENHKIISRLPISSIWTTNYDKLIEKSFEKEHMVVDLKVNINQLLNTKPKRDIVLYKMHGDVEFPNDAIITKEQYEHYHQTHEPFVNALSGELTTKTFLFIGFSFNDPNLDYVLSRLNFRFRQQQRQHYCFVKTPQIGDYNISDQASLDYNVRKQNLIINDLKRYGIKALRIDSYSEITEVLKEIEKRYKKQTIFISGSAETYSPFDRNQSLGFIHNISKKVIEHDYRIVNGFGWGIGSSVINGSLEAIFSNPKRYSESQLIMKPFPQFETGGKKLFEMWEEYRQNMISKCGISVFVFGNKDVSGKNEIANGVIREFEISHEQNCICIPIGLTGYAALEIYNIISKEPEKYYDKPDKVMSFLEILATSSTSFEEALVILEKLLKELKKQ is encoded by the coding sequence ATGAAATTTTCTAATGAAATTGATATATTCATAAACGATTATGTCAAAGACCTTAATTCAGGTACTGCTGCAATTTTTGCTGGGGCTGGACTTTCTGTTCCTGCTGGTTATGTAAATTGGGCAGAGTTAATGAGTGAAATTGCTACCGACTTAGGACTTGATCTTAACGTTGAAAAAGATTTAGTTTCAATGGCGCAATTTCATGTAAATGAGAATCAAAATAGAACAAAAATAAATCGAAAAATTCTAGAGGAATTTACGGAAGATGTCAGAGAAACGGAAAACCACAAAATAATTTCTAGACTTCCTATATCATCAATTTGGACAACAAATTATGATAAACTTATTGAGAAGTCATTCGAAAAAGAACATATGGTTGTCGATCTGAAAGTTAACATTAATCAGCTTTTAAATACTAAACCTAAAAGAGATATTGTTCTTTATAAAATGCATGGAGATGTAGAATTTCCTAATGATGCAATTATCACAAAAGAACAATACGAACATTATCACCAAACGCATGAACCATTTGTGAATGCTTTGTCGGGTGAATTGACGACCAAAACATTTTTATTTATAGGTTTTAGTTTTAATGATCCTAACTTAGACTATGTTCTTAGCAGACTCAATTTTAGATTCAGACAGCAGCAAAGACAACACTATTGCTTTGTAAAAACTCCTCAGATTGGAGATTACAATATATCGGATCAAGCAAGTTTAGATTACAATGTCCGAAAGCAAAATTTAATTATAAATGATTTAAAACGATATGGCATAAAAGCACTCAGGATAGATAGTTATAGTGAAATAACAGAAGTACTCAAAGAAATTGAAAAACGCTACAAGAAGCAAACGATTTTTATATCTGGTAGTGCTGAAACTTATTCTCCATTCGACAGGAATCAATCCCTAGGGTTCATTCATAATATATCAAAAAAGGTAATAGAACATGATTATAGAATTGTCAATGGTTTTGGCTGGGGAATCGGAAGCTCTGTAATAAATGGATCATTAGAAGCAATATTTTCAAATCCAAAAAGATATTCTGAATCTCAATTAATTATGAAACCTTTTCCACAGTTTGAAACCGGAGGTAAAAAATTATTTGAAATGTGGGAAGAGTATAGGCAAAATATGATTTCAAAATGCGGTATTTCAGTATTTGTTTTTGGCAACAAAGATGTATCTGGTAAAAATGAAATTGCCAATGGGGTAATTAGAGAATTCGAAATATCACATGAACAAAATTGTATATGTATTCCTATTGGATTGACTGGCTACGCAGCATTGGAAATATATAATATTATATCTAAAGAGCCAGAAAAATATTACGACAAGCCGGATAAAGTTATGTCCTTTTTAGAAATACTGGCAACTTCTTCAACTTCTTTCGAAGAAGCATTAGTTATTTTAGAAAAATTATTGAAAGAATTAAAAAAACAATAA